GATCCCGGTCAATCCCGGCCATGTCGGCAAGGAGCTCCTTGGAAAGCCTTTCGTCGCCTCGCTCGCGGACATCGGCCGTCCCGTCGACATGATCGACATCTTCCGCAACTCCAGCCACATCATGCCCGTGGTGGAGGAAGCCCTGGCGCTCGATCCGCTGCCGAAGGTGATCTGGATGCAGCTTGGCGCACGCGACGATGCGGCCGCGGAGAAGGCCGAGGCCGCCGGTATCAAGGTCGTGATGAACCGCTGCCCCAAGATCGAATATGGCCGGCTGTCTTCGGAAATCTCCTGGATGGGCGTCAATTCGCGCACGCTCAGCTCCAAGCGTCCGCCCGCGCCGACGCAAGGCATGCAATTGTCGCTCAATCGCATGAGCGTCGGCGGCGGCAATACCGCAGCGGCCGATCGCGCGGCCAAGAACAAGACCGAGCAGAGCTGACGCATCTGCGAAAGATTCGTTTCGCGAACGCGACAAAGCGAAGCAAGGCCATTCCGAATAAGGCGAGGTGCGCGCGAGTGCCTTGACGACGGCCACCGCCGCGATCAGCATGCCGCGCGTTTTTCAGCCTACCCAAGAACAGGACGCCACGAATGAGCGATCGCCTTCCGGGATTTTCGACCCTTGCCGTGCATGCCGGTGCACAGCCCGATCCGACGACCGGTGCACGCGCAACGCCGATTTATCAGACGACCTCTTTCGTCTTCAACGACGCGGACCACGCCGCCTCGCTGTTCGGCCTCCAGTCATTCGGCAACATCTATACCCGCATCGGCAATCCCACGAATGCCGTGCTGGAAGAGCGCGTCGCAGCGCTCGAAGGCGGCACCGCCGCGCTCGCGGTCGCCTCGGGCCATGCCGCGCAGGTCGTGGTGATGC
This region of Bradyrhizobium sp. CCGUVB1N3 genomic DNA includes:
- a CDS encoding CoA-binding protein, producing MNHDAYPDNYIRGILNSVKSIAMVGASPVNVRPSYFAFKYLAQRGYDMIPVNPGHVGKELLGKPFVASLADIGRPVDMIDIFRNSSHIMPVVEEALALDPLPKVIWMQLGARDDAAAEKAEAAGIKVVMNRCPKIEYGRLSSEISWMGVNSRTLSSKRPPAPTQGMQLSLNRMSVGGGNTAAADRAAKNKTEQS